In Rouxiella sp. WC2420, the following proteins share a genomic window:
- a CDS encoding LysR substrate-binding domain-containing protein, with protein MKFDPADLVLFACVVEEGSFSGAAERLDIPNSTVSRRISALENQLGERLIVRTTRKMMITEYGKAVLRHAQQISAEMEAMLALTENRQAKPTGQLRISMPGDFSQNLIGALLADFIEKYPQVTLDIDSSQQRVDIIGEGYDIALRMGNLQNDSTLVARQLSTFRVGLYAAPSFIKKHGRVDHPQDLMQRSVLRLRTRGGDVSPWTLTKQGECWEGSPPMRAVANSPSVLINLARLGAGITSVTTHFAHPYLETGELVRVLEDWECPGVPVWAVFPGRRLMPSRTRVFIDSLVASFEKFTSRY; from the coding sequence ATGAAATTTGATCCCGCAGACTTGGTCCTGTTTGCCTGCGTTGTGGAAGAGGGAAGTTTTTCAGGGGCGGCTGAACGCCTTGATATTCCCAACTCCACCGTTTCCAGACGGATTTCGGCCTTGGAAAATCAGCTGGGTGAACGATTGATTGTCAGGACCACGCGCAAGATGATGATTACCGAATATGGCAAAGCCGTGCTGCGCCACGCGCAACAAATTTCTGCCGAAATGGAAGCCATGCTGGCGCTGACTGAAAACCGCCAGGCCAAGCCCACGGGTCAATTAAGAATATCAATGCCCGGAGATTTTTCTCAAAATTTAATTGGTGCTCTGCTGGCAGACTTTATCGAGAAATATCCACAGGTCACGCTGGATATAGATTCCTCTCAGCAACGCGTTGATATTATTGGCGAGGGGTATGATATCGCCTTGCGTATGGGTAACTTGCAGAATGATTCAACGCTGGTGGCTCGCCAACTGAGCACGTTTCGGGTTGGGCTTTACGCTGCGCCCTCGTTTATTAAAAAGCATGGGCGGGTAGATCATCCGCAAGATTTGATGCAGCGCTCGGTGCTGAGATTGCGGACGCGTGGAGGTGACGTTTCACCCTGGACGCTCACCAAACAGGGGGAGTGCTGGGAGGGGAGTCCGCCGATGCGTGCTGTTGCCAATTCACCCAGTGTGTTAATCAATCTTGCCCGCCTCGGCGCGGGAATCACCAGTGTAACTACCCATTTCGCCCACCCTTATCTGGAAACGGGTGAGCTGGTTCGTGTGCTTGAGGATTGGGAATGTCCCGGCGTTCCTGTGTGGGCCGTGTTCCCCGGACGCCGTTTAATGCCTTCGCGGACTCGAGTGTTTATCGATAGCCTGGTCGCCAGTTTCGAAAAATTCACTTCCAGGTATTAA